The region CTCTCTGAGTATTTCTTTATAGTTTTCATTAACTTTATCCAGGTAATTTTCGAAATCTTTTCCATTCATAAATGCCTTAGTCCAGCTGTATTTCGAAACAATTTTGTCCCACTCTGGTCTTTGAACCATTTTGCTAAAAGTATTTATCCAATAATCCACTGCATACGATGGCATATCCGGTGGTCCAAAGAATCCACGCCAATTTATGAATTCCGCGTCTATTCCTTCCTCTCTAAGAGTAGGGACAGATGACAAAATACCTCCTACTCGCTGTGGAGCAGTTACCGCTAAAACTCTTACTGCTCCTGCCTGCATTGCTGTAACAGTTTCAGCCAGCCCGGTGGATAAAACATCTATATGCCCTCCGAGTAAAGCCGCCAGATGTTCTCCTTCCTGAAAAGAAACGTAAGTTATATCTTTTAAATTTTTCACACCGGCTGCTTTTGCTGCAATGAGAAACTGTATATGGTCCATAGAACCAAACGAAGATATTCCACCCACTTTAATACTCTTGGGATCTTTTTTCAAAGCTTCCATAATTTCTGATATACTGTTGAATTTCGATTTTTTTGAAACTGCGAATGCTCCATAGTCATGTATCAACATTGCAAGCGGGGTAAGATTTTTATAAGAATAACCTGTCTGACCGGTTAGATTTATCAACAGCAATGGCGGAGAAAAAACTATCATCGTGTATGGATCGCCTTTTTTACTTTGCATATGAGCCAAACCAACACCGCCTCCCCCTCCTGGCATGTTGACCACAATTATTGGCTGATCCACCAAATTAGTCTCTTTCAAAATTTGAGAAACCACTCTTGCTGTTGTATCCCATCCTCCTCCAGGACCTGCAGGAGCTATAAATGTGATAGGTTTTGCCGGGTAAATTTCCGCGAATAAAATCCCGGTAAAAAATACAGCTAACATAAAAATTCCAAACCTTAATTTCATAACACCACCTCCCGATATAAAATTTCATGTTAAAATATTTTTTGAGATATCACATATAATATATGATATCATATATTATATGGTTCAAAGCAATTATATAACATGTTACATCTAAAAACAAATCTCAGAATATCTTTACTTTGGGAGGGTATGGCCAATGAATTCAAAATCTTTTGAAAAAGCTAAAAAATTGAGAGAATATCTTCAAAGAGAAGGTGTTCTGACACTCAGGGTTTGTGCATACGATGCGCTCTCGGCTGTTTTAATAGAAAGAGCAGGTTTCGAAGTTGTTGGAACAACTGGGTATGGTATTTCTGCATCACTCATAGGGCAACCTGACATAGGTCTTGTTGGGTTTGCTGAAATGCTTGAAAGAGTGAGAACAATTGTTAATGCTACCGAACTGCCCGTCGATGCAGACATTGATACAGGTTATGGAAATGCGTTGAATGTTTTCTGGGCTGTAAAAAATTTTGCCAGAGTAGGCGTGGCTGGCATCAGGCTGGAAGATCAGGTCTGGCCAAAAAGATGTGGACACATGGAGGGAAAAAATATAGTTCCTCTCGAGGAGATGATTAACAAGATAAAAGCAGCCACCGATGCGAAAAATGAAGAAAATCCGGAAATGGTAATAGGTGCAAGAACTGATGCAAGAACAGTAGCCGGATTTGAAGAAGTGGTTCGTAGGGCTAAAGCTTACGCAGAAGCCGGGGCAGATTACGTTTATGTCGAAACTCCACAATCACTTTATGAGATTGAAACGCTTGTTAGAGAAGTATCCAAGCCAATCTCTTTTAACATCATACCTGGTGGAAAAACACCTATTTTTGAACTGGAGAAACTCGCCGAGTTAGGGGTTAAGTATCTATCTGTCCCGATGATATGTCTGTATCCTGCGACAAAAGCTATTATGGAAGCTCTAAATGCGCTTAAAAACAAAGATCTTGAAAAAATATCACATATGGGTGTCAACTGGTCTGAATTCAATGAAATTGTTGGAATAAAAAAATGGAATAAATTAGAAACAAAATATTCGAAATAAAAACAAAGGCGGGGCAGGCCCGCCAGTTAATTTATTATTCAGCGCAATTTTGCCAAAGTTGCTTCGGCTGTTTCAAGCATATTCTTTGAAGTCTCTATTTGCTTTACGGCTGCTTTAAATCCATCCAGACATTCATAATATGGCAGAGAGGTACCCTCAATATAATTCACAGCCAGACTGTTCTGCAGGATTCCATCTTTCGATATCTCGAAATATCTTTCATCGTCAACAAAAGAACCATCCGGAACATGGTATCGTAAAGCTACAAAACCATCTTCAGTATTGAGCAAATCCCTGCCAAACGAAACCACGCCGGAATCGTCTAT is a window of Pseudothermotoga elfii DSM 9442 = NBRC 107921 DNA encoding:
- a CDS encoding tripartite tricarboxylate transporter substrate binding protein; this encodes MKLRFGIFMLAVFFTGILFAEIYPAKPITFIAPAGPGGGWDTTARVVSQILKETNLVDQPIIVVNMPGGGGGVGLAHMQSKKGDPYTMIVFSPPLLLINLTGQTGYSYKNLTPLAMLIHDYGAFAVSKKSKFNSISEIMEALKKDPKSIKVGGISSFGSMDHIQFLIAAKAAGVKNLKDITYVSFQEGEHLAALLGGHIDVLSTGLAETVTAMQAGAVRVLAVTAPQRVGGILSSVPTLREEGIDAEFINWRGFFGPPDMPSYAVDYWINTFSKMVQRPEWDKIVSKYSWTKAFMNGKDFENYLDKVNENYKEILREIGLYKE
- a CDS encoding isocitrate lyase/PEP mutase family protein, giving the protein MNSKSFEKAKKLREYLQREGVLTLRVCAYDALSAVLIERAGFEVVGTTGYGISASLIGQPDIGLVGFAEMLERVRTIVNATELPVDADIDTGYGNALNVFWAVKNFARVGVAGIRLEDQVWPKRCGHMEGKNIVPLEEMINKIKAATDAKNEENPEMVIGARTDARTVAGFEEVVRRAKAYAEAGADYVYVETPQSLYEIETLVREVSKPISFNIIPGGKTPIFELEKLAELGVKYLSVPMICLYPATKAIMEALNALKNKDLEKISHMGVNWSEFNEIVGIKKWNKLETKYSK